One genomic window of Solanum stenotomum isolate F172 chromosome 9, ASM1918654v1, whole genome shotgun sequence includes the following:
- the LOC125876543 gene encoding uncharacterized protein LOC125876543 isoform X1 — protein MMLLRSSLSPLLKQQYYSCLPQEPKKYLSTLSSLSQLECNSVQKKMSRVLYETDLNRASSSSSNSRNSCCMALHNLLLPTTFDEEDKEDEQIGLTNRLMLLSNSGLEMVERHEVEEEKHTRVVEQLVVDGGGSGGDGRGKKCGGGGGDGGGESDGDSSEFSVDLYYTKMIQANPGNSLLLGNYARFLKEVSGNLVKAEEYCERAMLANPSDGNVLSFYADLIWRTHKDVPRANNYFDKAVKVAPNDCYVLASYAHFLWDVEDVEEEKEQEHRQYQMNDNNLPI, from the exons atgatGCTTCTTCGTAGCTCTTTAAGTCCATTACTCAAGCAACAATATTATTCATGTCTCCCACAAGAACCAAAAAAATACTTGTCAACATTATCATCACTCTCACAATTAGAATGTAATTCAGTACAAAAGAAGATGTCTAGAGTTTTATATGAAACTGATCTCAATAgggcatcatcatcatcatctaaTTCAAGAAACTCATGTTGCATGGCCTTGCACAATCTGCTACTTCCTACCACATTTGATGAAGAGGATAAAGAAGATGAG cagATAGGATTGACAAATAGGTTGATGTTACTTTCAAATTCCGGGTTGGAAATGGTGGAGAGACAtgaagttgaggaagagaaacACACGAGGGTGGTGGAGCAACTGGTGGTTGACGGTGGTGGAAGTGGAGGAGACGGTAGAGGAAAAAAatgtggtggtggtggtggtgatggcGGTGGTGAATCTGATGGAGATAGTTCTGAGTTTAGTGTTGATTTGTATTACACAAAGATGATTCAAGCTAATCCTGGGAACTCACTACTTCTTGGAAATTATGCAAGATTCTTGAAAGAG GTGAGTGGAAACTTGGTGAAAGCAGAAGAATATTGTGAAAGAGCAATGTTAGCAAATCCAAGTGATGGAAATGTACTTTCATTCTATGCTGATTTAATTTGGAGAACACATAAAGATGTCCCTCGAGCTAACAACTACTTTGACAAAGCTGTTAAAGTTGCACCAAACGATTG CTATGTGTTGGCTTCCTATGCTCACTTTCTTTGGGATGTAGAGGatgtagaagaagaaaaagaacaagaacATAGACAATATCAAATGAATGATAATAATTTACCTATATAA
- the LOC125876543 gene encoding uncharacterized protein LOC125876543 isoform X2, with protein MMLLRSSLSPLLKQQYYSCLPQEPKKYLSTLSSLSQLECNSVQKKMSRVLYETDLNRASSSSSNSRNSCCMALHNLLLPTTFDEEDKEDEIGLTNRLMLLSNSGLEMVERHEVEEEKHTRVVEQLVVDGGGSGGDGRGKKCGGGGGDGGGESDGDSSEFSVDLYYTKMIQANPGNSLLLGNYARFLKEVSGNLVKAEEYCERAMLANPSDGNVLSFYADLIWRTHKDVPRANNYFDKAVKVAPNDCYVLASYAHFLWDVEDVEEEKEQEHRQYQMNDNNLPI; from the exons atgatGCTTCTTCGTAGCTCTTTAAGTCCATTACTCAAGCAACAATATTATTCATGTCTCCCACAAGAACCAAAAAAATACTTGTCAACATTATCATCACTCTCACAATTAGAATGTAATTCAGTACAAAAGAAGATGTCTAGAGTTTTATATGAAACTGATCTCAATAgggcatcatcatcatcatctaaTTCAAGAAACTCATGTTGCATGGCCTTGCACAATCTGCTACTTCCTACCACATTTGATGAAGAGGATAAAGAAGATGAG ATAGGATTGACAAATAGGTTGATGTTACTTTCAAATTCCGGGTTGGAAATGGTGGAGAGACAtgaagttgaggaagagaaacACACGAGGGTGGTGGAGCAACTGGTGGTTGACGGTGGTGGAAGTGGAGGAGACGGTAGAGGAAAAAAatgtggtggtggtggtggtgatggcGGTGGTGAATCTGATGGAGATAGTTCTGAGTTTAGTGTTGATTTGTATTACACAAAGATGATTCAAGCTAATCCTGGGAACTCACTACTTCTTGGAAATTATGCAAGATTCTTGAAAGAG GTGAGTGGAAACTTGGTGAAAGCAGAAGAATATTGTGAAAGAGCAATGTTAGCAAATCCAAGTGATGGAAATGTACTTTCATTCTATGCTGATTTAATTTGGAGAACACATAAAGATGTCCCTCGAGCTAACAACTACTTTGACAAAGCTGTTAAAGTTGCACCAAACGATTG CTATGTGTTGGCTTCCTATGCTCACTTTCTTTGGGATGTAGAGGatgtagaagaagaaaaagaacaagaacATAGACAATATCAAATGAATGATAATAATTTACCTATATAA